A DNA window from Coffea arabica cultivar ET-39 chromosome 6c, Coffea Arabica ET-39 HiFi, whole genome shotgun sequence contains the following coding sequences:
- the LOC113693541 gene encoding putative disease resistance protein RGA1: MEDALRSGFSSTGFQVLFKKICNLAAEEIKLILGVNDGFRKFQRILLRMQALLDYVDDGRVIFPNKKCKEAWKMWLVDLNILCYDAEDIVDKLSFQLPNFNDNFWNEKHEDWEILSLHFRYGEPGSRGIVTTRSTLALSIVCTGLEYNLQHLFDEDCWEVMKQMAFLELNIQVPEKLEQIGKEIAKKCKGLPLAAKTLGSFLHSKCDEKDWYSILESAFWDLEQDKNGIIPFLALSYYHLLAHLKKYFAYCSIFLQNHEFEVDDLILLWIVEGFVEPNGGRRLEDIGKDYFKDLLWRSLFQCLFDNPNSPEICKMHDLIHGMAQSVSSNFFEHPEFLAYHSLRTFIFFCKSGVGLQELNDGPLLKFRSLRVLDLRKTGHKKVSMSVDHLKHLRYMNLSEIKFSDYQGEFTLRVFKVGKDEGCSIQELGNMRFLRGSLCITNLNFVANETQAKEANLKEKPCLDKLELEWSKDIANSNHQAEVLEGLEPDMNLKELVITNYSGNRFPGMGRQAHRCFQILNSVLIALYPGADEEKTEETCAILDQSRPFGYPHCSIILGQSLTIIVSTEAGIPSSGKDCNSEHAIISKCLRECRSERDGRDISLGHCLNLHSRRFGKSPFSIPSHTSRFKKVSSSNFSNFGNA; this comes from the exons ATGGAAGATGCACTTAGATCTGGCTTTTCATCAACGGGCTTTCAAGTtctattcaaaaaaatatgtaaCCTTGCTGCTGAAGAAATAAAGCTGATTTTAGGGGTTAATGATGGGTTcagaaaatttcaaagaatTCTCCTGAGAATGCAAGCCTTGCTTGATTATGTGGATGATGGTCGCGTGATATTCCCCAACAAGAAATGCAAAGAGGCTTGGAAGATGTGGCTTGTAGATCTCAACATACTTTGCTATGATGCAGAGGATATAGTTGATAAGCTTTCTTTCCAACTTCCCAACTTCAATG ATAACTTTTGGAATGAAAAACATGAAGATTGGGAAATTTTAAGTCTACATTTTAGATATGGAGAACCAGGAAGTAGAGGTATTGTCACCACTAGAAGCACTTTAGCTTTATCAATTGTTTGCACTGGCCTTGAATATAATCTTCAACATTTGTTTGATGAGGATTGTTGGGAAGTTATGAAGCAAATGGCTTTTCTAGAATTGAACATCCAGGTACCTGAGAAATTGGAACAAATAGGCAAGGAAATAGCCAAAAAATGTAAAGGGTTGCCATTGGCAGCCAAAACTCTTGGGAGTTTCTTGCATTCTAAATGTGATGAGAAGGACTGGTACTCAATTTTGGAGAGTGCATTCTGGGACTTGGAACAAGATAAAAATGGCATCATTCCGTTTCTTGCCCTCAGCTATTATCATCTCCTTgcacatttaaaaaaatattttgcttaTTGTTCCATCTTCCTTCAAAACCATGAGTTTGAAGTGGATGACTTGATCTTGCTATGGATAGTAGAGGGATTTGTAGAGCCTAATGGTGGAAGAAGACTAGAAGACATTGGTAAAGATTACTTCAAGGATCTGTTGTGGAGGTCCCTCTTTCAATGTTTGTTTGACAATCCTAATTCTCCCGAGATATGCAAAATGCATGATCTTATTCATGGCATGGCACAGTCAGTTTCTTCAAAT TTCTTTGAGCACCCAGAGTTTCTTGCATATCATAGTTTACGAACCTttatattcttttgcaaaagtGGGGTTGGATTGCAAGAACTTAATGATGGCCCATTACTAAAATTTAGGTCATTAAGAGTACTGGACTTGAGAAAGACTGGTCATAAAAAGGTATCAATGTCAGTTGATCACTTGAAGCATTTGCGCTACATGAACCTTTCTGAAATAAAATTTAGCGACTACCAGGGGGAATTT ACTCTCCGTGTATTTAAGGTTGGAAAAGATGAAGGATGTAGCATTCAGGAGTTAGGGAATATGAGGTTTCTCAGAGGATCTCTTTGTATCACGAATCTTAATTTTGTAGCAAATGAAACACAAGCAAAGGAGGCAAACTTGAAAGAGAAGCCATGCCTTGACAAACTTGAGTTAGAATGGAGCAAAGATATTGCTAATAGCAATCATCAAGCTGAAGTTCTTGAAGGCCTTGAACCTGATATGAATCTAAAGGAGCTAGTCATTACGAACTACTCAGGCAACAGGTTTCCTG GGATGGGTAGACAAGCTCACCGATGCTTTCAGATCTTGAACAGTGTTCTCATAGCACTTTATCCAGGGGCTGATGAAG AAAAAACTGAAGAAACATGTGCTATCTTAGACCAATCCCGGCCATTCGGATACCCGCACTGTTCTATAATTCTTGGGCAGTCTTTGACGATTATTGTTTCAACTGAAGCTGGAATTCCATCATCTGGTAAAGACTGCAACTCTGAACATGCAATAATCTCCAAGTGTTTGAGGGAATGCAGGAGTGAAAGAGATGGAAGAGATATAAGTTTGGGGCACTGCTTGAATCTGCACTCAAGAAGATTTGGGAAGTCACCATTCTCCATACCATCCCACACCTCTAGGTTCAAGAAGGTATCAAGTTCTAACTTCTCTAATTTTGGGAATGCATAA
- the LOC113694315 gene encoding putative disease resistance protein At3g14460 has translation MRTLQIQVFLKESLEPSPPRTVIPLIRKHVTEVMGEKIGKKTVKEMIIKKILEINLKHFKNCEPKVEEPSRADQPVSDVASQSSKSSMYSKKRIPDKPKVEELSRADQSVSDVASQSCKSYTESTTIINLLEMTESSALDQSMSKVALNSITDHERSPKMSCILFSRLFGANFEFDKDSMVQLSVAQGIFEPENEEIMEIVGSTIFDSMVEDNLFVPVRFDNLYGQLFAVNENMLDSNLFEGEEQLPMEDFMLADEVGLVSIPSTIKHLSLCCENFDLHTVEVLKSFTGMQTLMLHCECATGFNHVSHDLFLHLKRLRTLDLHQLDITELPSSVGDLEYLHYLDVSETSIKYLPETVDSLYLLQTLKLKGCLQLCRLPKNTRHLVRLCHLDLDIIRQLKSMPIGLGSLTSLQTLSGFLVGKKDGCYIGELKNLVNLRGSLCISRLENISSPDKAEQANLSNKKHITKLQLQWSTLSL, from the exons ATGAGGACGCTGCAAATCCAAGTTTTCTTAAAG GAGAGTCTTGAACCTTCCCCACCAAGGACGGTTATCCCTCTGATAAGGAAACATGTAACTGAGGTAATGGGGGAGAAGATTGGGAAGAAAACTGTCAAGGAGATGATAATAAAGAAGATACTGGAAATTAACTTGAAGCATTTTAAGAATTGTGAACCAAAAGTGGAAGAACCCTCAAGGGCAGATCAACCTGTGTCTGATGTAGCCTCGCAATCTAGCAAAAGCTCGATGTattcaaagaaaagaattccTGACAAACCAAAAGTGGAAGAACTCTCAAGGGCAGATCAATCTGTGTCTGATGTAGCCTCACAATCTTGCAAAAGCTATACAGAGAGCACTACAATCATTAACCTTCTGGAAATGACAGAAAGCTCAGCATTAGATCAATCTATGTCTAAGGTCGCTTTGAATTCTATTACAGACCATGAAAGGTCTCCCAAAATGAGTTGTATCTTGTTTAGCCGTTTGTTTGGagccaattttgaatttgataaaGATTCCATGGTTCAGTTGTCGGTTGCGCAAGGAATTTTTGAGCCAgaaaatgaggaaataatgGAGATTGTTGGTAGTACTATTTTTGATTCGATGGTGGAAGACAATTTGTTTGTGCCTGTAAGATTTGATAACCTATATGGTCAATTGTTCGCAGTTAATGAAAATATGCTTGATAGTAATTTGTTTGAGGGTGAAGAGCAGCTGCCAATGGAAGATTTCATGCTCGCAGATGAGGTAGGGTTGGTTAGCATTCCAAGCACGATCAAGCATCTGTCTCTCTGCTGTGAGAACTTTGATTTACACACTGTAGAAGTTCTCAAAAGTTTTACGGGTATGCAAACTCTCATGCTACATTGTGAGTGTGCTACTGGTTTTAATCATGTCTCACATGACCTCTTCCTTCATCTAAAACGATTGAGGACTTTAGATTTACATCAACTAGACATAACTGAACTACCTAGCTCTGTTGGGGATCTTGAATATTTGCATTATTTGGATGTATCAGAGACGTCTATCAAGTACTTGCCTGAAACAGTTGATTCCCTTTATTTGTTGCAAACATTGAAATTGAAGGGTTGCTTGCAGCTTTGTCGATTACCCAAAAACACAAGGCATTTGGTTAGATTGTGCCATCTTGATCTTGACATTATTAGACAATTGAAATCTATGCCTATTGGTTTAGGAAGTTTGACAAGCCTACAAACCTTGAGTGGATTCCTTGTTGGAAAGAAAGATGGTTGTTATATAGGAGAGCTAAAGAATCTAGTTAACCTCAGAGGATCGTTGTGCATTTCAAGGCTGGAAAATATCTCAAGTCCTGACAAGGCCGAGCAAGCTAACCTGAGTAACAAGAAACACATCACTAAATTACAGTTGCAATGGTCTACTTTGTCACTCTGA